In Gammaproteobacteria bacterium, one DNA window encodes the following:
- a CDS encoding EAL domain-containing response regulator, translating to MDKEKPLRVLVIDDDKFMLEFVSHLLRDLGVSEVLVAEDGKAGLFVLSAQVTAIDLLICDIEMPGMDGVEFLRNIADQYYSGRIVLFSGVDPDLLKATERLATARGLNVIGTLAKPVTVDSLAAILEQLAEPVSRHVDVARMRQIFAVEEIKQALVDNQIDLFYQPKVAVSSGYVTSVECLARWRHAQYGYVSPDNFIPVIEQSGLINDFTRTVLRKAAQQLDLWLQQGLDLKVSVNVSMENLDRFNLPEIYESAVRECNVPIDRVTLEITESKLGKDFAQTLDILTRIRLKGFGLAIDDFGTGYSSMETLKHMPFTELKVDRIFAHGAAEDPAARAILESSIKLGKVFGLNVVVEGVEVEADYALAVALGCDEIQGFLIAKPMSASEFIEWLSDYEKTNNGRF from the coding sequence ATGGATAAAGAAAAGCCGTTACGTGTGCTGGTGATCGATGATGACAAGTTCATGCTTGAATTTGTTAGTCATTTGCTGAGAGATCTGGGTGTCAGTGAGGTATTGGTGGCCGAGGACGGCAAGGCCGGCTTATTTGTTCTGTCCGCGCAAGTAACAGCGATCGACTTGCTGATTTGCGACATCGAGATGCCGGGTATGGACGGCGTCGAGTTTTTGCGCAACATTGCGGATCAATACTATAGCGGCAGGATTGTGTTGTTTTCCGGCGTTGATCCCGACTTGCTCAAAGCAACGGAGCGCTTGGCCACCGCGCGTGGGCTGAATGTCATCGGCACATTGGCGAAACCGGTAACGGTAGATTCGCTGGCAGCGATTCTGGAGCAGTTGGCGGAGCCGGTTTCGCGGCACGTGGACGTTGCCCGGATGCGGCAAATCTTTGCGGTGGAAGAAATCAAGCAAGCCTTGGTGGACAATCAGATCGATTTGTTTTATCAGCCTAAGGTTGCGGTTTCCAGCGGCTATGTAACTAGCGTCGAATGCCTGGCGCGCTGGCGCCACGCGCAATATGGCTATGTTTCTCCGGATAATTTCATACCGGTCATCGAGCAGAGCGGATTGATCAACGATTTTACCCGCACTGTGTTAAGAAAAGCCGCGCAGCAATTGGATTTGTGGCTGCAACAAGGATTGGATTTAAAAGTTTCTGTTAACGTCTCGATGGAAAATCTGGATCGGTTTAATTTGCCGGAGATTTATGAATCGGCGGTGCGCGAATGTAATGTTCCGATTGACCGGGTGACGCTGGAAATTACCGAGAGCAAGCTGGGAAAAGATTTTGCACAAACCCTCGATATTCTGACACGAATACGACTGAAAGGATTCGGATTGGCTATCGATGATTTTGGCACCGGCTATTCTTCGATGGAAACGCTGAAGCATATGCCCTTTACCGAACTCAAAGTCGACCGGATCTTTGCCCATGGTGCGGCGGAAGATCCGGCTGCCCGGGCGATATTGGAGTCGAGCATCAAACTGGGTAAGGTCTTTGGCTTGAATGTGGTGGTGGAAGGCGTCGAGGTGGAGGCAGATTACGCATTGGCGGTAGCGCTCGGGTGTGATGAAATTCAAGGGTTTTTGATTGCAAAACCGATGTCGGCCAGCGAATTTATTGAGTGGTTATCGGATTATGAGAAAACAAATAATGGGCGATTTTAA
- a CDS encoding response regulator, with product MNLIKEQDRKLKGFTVLVVEDNELNQQVAKGLLEYNGATVALANHGKEALDMLSRSSFDCVLMDIQMPVMDGLEAARLIRANPQWPDMLIIAVTANADQHHKDLCQNAGMNDFLAKPIDPERLVSTLLKWLTPESGAADSKPSTKK from the coding sequence ATGAATCTAATAAAAGAACAAGATCGGAAATTAAAAGGATTTACTGTGCTGGTGGTGGAAGATAATGAGCTGAACCAGCAAGTTGCCAAAGGTTTGCTGGAATACAACGGGGCTACCGTGGCCCTTGCCAATCATGGCAAGGAGGCATTGGATATGTTGAGCCGGTCATCGTTTGATTGCGTCTTGATGGACATCCAGATGCCGGTTATGGATGGTTTGGAAGCGGCGCGCTTGATTCGCGCCAATCCGCAATGGCCGGATATGCTGATTATTGCAGTGACGGCCAATGCCGATCAACACCACAAAGATTTATGCCAGAACGCGGGAATGAATGATTTTCTGGCGAAACCGATTGATCCGGAACGATTAGTCAGTACGCTCTTGAAATGGTTGACGCCGGAATCCGGTGCGGCAGACTCAAAGCCCAGCACAAAAAAATAA
- the cysN gene encoding sulfate adenylyltransferase subunit CysN has product MSAIEKISLDQTGLLRFITAGSVDDGKSTLIGRLLHDSKSIFEDQLASITNTTRKRGAEGVDLSLLTDGLQAEREQGITIDVAYRYFATPKRKFIIADTPGHEQYTRNMVTGASTANLAIILIDARKGVLTQSRRHAYLASLVGIPHLVVAVNKMDLVDYSQAVFEKICSDFNAFSGKLNLHNVVYIPMSALNGDMVVERGDHLNWYQGSALMDLLETVSIEDDINREDFRFPVQWVCRPQTKELHDFRGYMGRIESGSVRTGDAVTVLPSGLSSRIKEILVYEGAVAEAFAPQSVTLTIEDHLDISRGDMLVKTGDTPQVTKAFDAMLCWLSEQPLDLNRKYLVKQTTRMVKAAIGRIDYRVDVNTLSEEAASTLKMNDIARVGLKVHQPLICDNYARNRSTGCFIVIDESTNNTVAAGMILPAGEAA; this is encoded by the coding sequence ATGTCGGCGATTGAAAAGATTTCACTTGATCAAACCGGATTGTTGCGTTTTATTACCGCCGGGAGCGTGGATGACGGCAAGAGCACGCTGATTGGCCGCTTACTGCACGACTCAAAGTCTATTTTTGAAGATCAGCTGGCGTCTATTACCAATACGACGCGTAAACGCGGCGCGGAAGGCGTCGATTTATCCTTGCTGACCGACGGCTTGCAAGCGGAACGGGAGCAAGGGATTACCATCGATGTGGCCTACCGCTATTTTGCCACGCCCAAACGAAAGTTCATCATCGCCGATACCCCCGGGCACGAACAATACACCCGCAACATGGTGACCGGCGCATCGACGGCGAATCTGGCAATCATTCTGATCGATGCGCGCAAGGGCGTGCTGACGCAATCGCGCCGTCATGCCTATCTGGCCAGTTTGGTCGGGATTCCGCATCTGGTGGTGGCGGTCAACAAAATGGATCTGGTGGATTATTCACAAGCGGTTTTCGAAAAAATTTGCAGCGACTTCAACGCGTTTTCCGGGAAACTCAACCTTCATAATGTCGTTTATATCCCGATGTCGGCGCTGAATGGCGACATGGTGGTAGAACGCGGCGATCATCTGAATTGGTACCAAGGCTCCGCCCTGATGGATTTGCTCGAAACGGTATCGATTGAGGATGACATCAACCGCGAGGATTTCCGTTTCCCGGTGCAATGGGTGTGCCGTCCGCAAACGAAGGAATTGCATGATTTTCGCGGTTACATGGGGCGCATTGAATCAGGCTCTGTGCGGACAGGCGATGCCGTCACCGTGCTGCCGTCCGGCCTGAGTTCGCGTATCAAGGAAATTCTCGTATACGAGGGGGCGGTTGCAGAGGCGTTTGCGCCGCAATCGGTTACGCTGACCATTGAAGATCATCTGGATATTTCCCGCGGCGATATGCTGGTGAAGACCGGCGATACCCCGCAAGTCACCAAAGCGTTCGACGCGATGCTGTGCTGGCTCTCCGAGCAACCGCTCGATCTGAACCGGAAATATCTGGTTAAACAGACCACGCGCATGGTTAAAGCCGCTATCGGGCGGATCGATTATCGTGTTGATGTCAATACATTGAGCGAGGAAGCTGCGAGTACGCTAAAAATGAACGATATCGCGCGCGTCGGCCTGAAAGTGCATCAACCGCTGATTTGCGACAACTATGCGCGCAACCGTTCCACCGGCTGTTTTATCGTCATTGATGAAAGCACTAACAATACCGTGGCTGCCGGAATGATTTTGCCTGCCGGGGAAGCAGCATAA
- the cysD gene encoding sulfate adenylyltransferase subunit CysD: protein MSNHLFTHLDALESEAIHIMREVAAECANPVLLFSGGKDSIVLLRLAEKAFRPGRFPFPLMHIDTEHNFPEVIAFRDHRAQELGERLIVRSMEDSIKKGRVVLRSETQSRNAFQSVTLLDAIAEFKFDACIGGARRDEEKARAKERIFSFRDEFGQWDPKNQRPELWDIYNTRTHPGENIRVFPISNWTELDVWEYIAREKLEVPEIYFAHSREVIRRPAGLLPVSHLVQPQAGEKTEHITVRFRTVGDMSCTCPVESAAATVDEIIAETAMTRITERGATRMDDQTSDASMELRKKEGYF, encoded by the coding sequence ATGAGTAACCATCTCTTTACCCATTTGGATGCGCTGGAAAGCGAAGCCATCCATATCATGCGTGAAGTGGCGGCGGAATGTGCCAATCCCGTTTTGCTGTTTTCCGGCGGTAAGGATTCGATCGTTTTGTTGCGTCTGGCTGAGAAGGCTTTCCGCCCCGGCCGCTTCCCGTTTCCGCTGATGCATATCGATACCGAACACAACTTTCCCGAGGTCATCGCGTTCCGCGATCATCGCGCGCAAGAATTGGGCGAGCGGCTGATCGTGCGCAGCATGGAAGATTCGATCAAAAAGGGCCGCGTGGTACTGCGTTCCGAAACGCAGAGCCGTAATGCTTTTCAATCGGTGACGCTGCTGGACGCGATTGCGGAATTCAAATTCGATGCTTGTATCGGCGGGGCGCGCCGTGATGAAGAAAAAGCGCGCGCCAAGGAGCGGATTTTTTCTTTCCGTGATGAGTTCGGGCAATGGGACCCCAAGAATCAGCGTCCGGAATTATGGGATATTTATAACACCCGTACGCATCCTGGAGAGAATATCCGGGTATTCCCGATCAGCAACTGGACGGAACTAGATGTCTGGGAATATATCGCACGCGAGAAACTGGAAGTGCCCGAGATTTATTTTGCCCATTCGCGCGAGGTGATCCGCCGCCCCGCCGGCCTACTGCCGGTCTCTCATCTAGTGCAACCGCAGGCTGGAGAAAAAACCGAGCATATCACGGTGCGTTTCCGCACCGTGGGTGACATGAGCTGCACCTGTCCGGTGGAATCAGCTGCGGCTACTGTCGATGAGATCATTGCGGAAACGGCAATGACGCGGATTACCGAACGCGGCGCGACGCGCATGGACGATCAGACATCGGACGCATCGATGGAGCTGCGCAAGAAAGAGGGCTATTTCTAG
- a CDS encoding phosphoadenylyl-sulfate reductase translates to MSGLQQKIEQVVAVLTETIRDFSPVAFANSLGAEDMVLTDIIDRHQLAIEMFSLDTGRLPQETYDLMQTVRERYKTPLRIYFPNVKQVEVYVAEHGVNGFYDSIELRKACCHIRKVEPLRRALQGKRAWVTGIRSEQASTRSNLKVSAYDMDNRMQKVNPLLDWSNAEVWEYLKHYDVPYNKLHDKFYPSIGCAPCTRAITPGEDIRSGRWWWEAPETKECGLHTSKVVPIK, encoded by the coding sequence ATGAGCGGCTTGCAGCAAAAAATTGAGCAGGTTGTTGCGGTTCTGACCGAAACAATTCGCGACTTTTCGCCGGTTGCGTTTGCCAACAGCCTGGGTGCCGAGGATATGGTGTTGACCGATATCATCGACCGCCATCAGCTCGCGATCGAAATGTTCAGTCTGGATACCGGGCGCTTGCCGCAAGAAACCTATGATTTGATGCAGACCGTGCGAGAGCGCTACAAAACGCCGTTGCGTATCTATTTTCCTAATGTCAAACAGGTTGAGGTCTATGTCGCCGAGCACGGTGTCAACGGGTTTTATGACAGTATCGAGTTGCGCAAGGCCTGCTGCCATATCCGCAAAGTCGAGCCGTTGCGCCGCGCCTTGCAGGGCAAACGCGCGTGGGTGACCGGCATCAGAAGCGAACAAGCGTCGACGCGTTCAAATTTGAAGGTGTCGGCTTACGATATGGACAATCGCATGCAGAAAGTGAATCCGTTGCTGGATTGGTCCAATGCGGAAGTCTGGGAATATCTCAAGCACTATGATGTGCCTTATAACAAGCTGCATGACAAATTTTATCCCAGCATCGGTTGCGCGCCCTGCACCCGTGCCATTACGCCAGGGGAAGATATCCGCTCCGGGCGCTGGTGGTGGGAAGCTCCGGAAACCAAAGAGTGCGGACTGCATACCAGTAAGGTTGTGCCTATTAAGTAG
- a CDS encoding DUF934 domain-containing protein, translating into MIIKNKAIVADDWTMLRLQENEAAESVHVATGKVIVPLKVWQAQHDVLQQRKEIGVWLASDERPEELKEDIKKFAVIAVDFPKFSDGRGYSIAFNLRARLGYTGELRAIGDVLRDQLFYMQRVGFDAFAPRPDRKIEDALKGLSDFSEVYQTSFDPKLPLFRRVQRKGSQAENSQ; encoded by the coding sequence ATGATTATCAAAAATAAAGCCATTGTTGCGGATGATTGGACGATGCTGCGGCTGCAAGAAAATGAGGCGGCTGAAAGCGTTCATGTTGCGACAGGGAAAGTGATCGTGCCGTTGAAAGTATGGCAAGCACAACACGATGTGTTGCAGCAGCGCAAGGAAATCGGCGTATGGCTGGCGAGCGATGAGCGTCCCGAGGAATTGAAAGAGGATATAAAAAAATTCGCTGTGATTGCAGTGGATTTTCCCAAGTTTTCGGATGGCCGCGGTTATTCGATTGCTTTCAATCTGCGCGCGCGCCTGGGTTATACCGGAGAATTGCGTGCGATTGGCGACGTATTGCGCGATCAGTTGTTCTATATGCAGCGTGTCGGTTTTGATGCCTTCGCGCCACGTCCGGACCGGAAAATTGAAGACGCACTCAAAGGATTGAGCGATTTTTCCGAAGTGTATCAAACTTCTTTTGATCCGAAACTGCCGCTTTTCCGGCGCGTGCAACGCAAAGGAAGTCAGGCGGAAAACAGTCAATGA
- a CDS encoding nitrite/sulfite reductase, with the protein MYRYDEYDQQIVDERVRQYRDQVRRRLSGELTEEEFLPLRLQNGLYMQIHGYMLRIAVPYGLISSQQMRMFAHIARKYDRGYGHFTTRQNIQFNWLKLQDTPDILADLASVQMHAIQTSGNCVRNITSDEFAGVARDEVVDPRPYAEILRQWSTFHPEFAYLPRKFKIAISGGQEDRAAIYAHDIGLAVTKNAQGEVGFRVLVGGGLGRTPIIGTEICEFVPWQHILTYVESILRVYNQYGRRDNKYKARIKILVKALGIDEFRRQVEADWADLKDGPGTLTNEEVDRVASFFTDPAYETLLDHDSKLNEFKADSRSFSHWLQRNVRPHRVPGYAIVVLSLKKPGNAPGDATAEQMDFVADLADRYSFGELRITHKQNLVLADVRQKDLVSLWQEASVQELTTPNIGMLTDIISCPGAEFCTLANARSIPLAKLIAERFEDLDYQYDIGEITLNISGCVNACGQHHIGNIGITGVEKKDHDEWYQVSIGGAEGNDSSISKIIGPSFTFHQVPEVIERLVQVYLRERTEAERFIDTVRRIGHVPFKDHVYATDFNVQEEEVADKHSVAPAHYDVPYYSPRF; encoded by the coding sequence ATGTATCGCTACGATGAATATGATCAGCAGATTGTGGATGAACGTGTCAGACAGTATCGCGATCAGGTGCGCCGGCGTCTTTCCGGTGAATTGACCGAGGAAGAATTTTTGCCGTTGCGATTGCAAAACGGTTTGTATATGCAAATTCATGGGTATATGTTGCGAATCGCGGTGCCGTATGGCCTGATATCATCGCAGCAGATGCGCATGTTTGCACATATTGCGCGCAAGTACGATCGCGGCTACGGTCATTTCACGACGCGTCAGAACATTCAGTTCAACTGGTTGAAATTGCAGGATACACCGGATATTCTCGCCGATCTGGCGTCGGTGCAGATGCACGCTATTCAAACTTCCGGTAATTGCGTGCGTAACATCACCTCGGACGAATTTGCCGGCGTGGCGCGGGATGAAGTGGTCGATCCGCGTCCGTATGCCGAGATTCTGCGTCAATGGAGCACGTTTCATCCGGAATTCGCCTATTTGCCGCGTAAATTCAAGATCGCCATCAGCGGTGGACAGGAAGACCGTGCGGCTATCTATGCGCATGACATCGGCTTGGCGGTGACGAAAAATGCACAAGGCGAAGTTGGTTTCCGCGTGCTGGTCGGCGGCGGATTGGGGCGTACACCGATCATCGGTACTGAAATCTGTGAATTTGTGCCCTGGCAGCATATTTTGACGTATGTGGAATCGATTCTGCGGGTGTATAACCAATACGGCCGCCGTGACAACAAATACAAAGCGCGTATTAAGATTCTGGTCAAAGCCTTGGGAATTGATGAATTCAGGCGTCAGGTGGAGGCCGATTGGGCGGATTTGAAGGACGGTCCGGGGACGCTGACTAACGAGGAAGTCGATCGTGTCGCGTCGTTCTTTACCGATCCCGCGTACGAAACGTTGCTCGATCACGATTCGAAGCTGAATGAATTCAAGGCCGATAGCCGCTCATTCTCGCATTGGCTGCAACGCAATGTGAGGCCGCACCGGGTTCCCGGTTACGCGATTGTGGTTCTGTCCTTGAAAAAACCAGGCAATGCACCTGGCGATGCAACCGCCGAGCAAATGGATTTTGTTGCGGATTTGGCCGATCGTTACAGCTTCGGCGAGTTGCGTATCACGCATAAACAAAACCTGGTGCTGGCGGACGTGCGGCAAAAGGATTTGGTCAGTTTATGGCAGGAAGCTTCAGTGCAAGAATTAACCACACCGAATATAGGCATGCTGACGGATATTATCAGTTGCCCGGGTGCGGAATTCTGCACCTTGGCCAACGCGCGTTCGATTCCTTTGGCCAAGCTGATCGCCGAGCGTTTTGAGGATCTGGATTATCAATATGATATTGGCGAGATTACGCTGAACATCTCCGGTTGCGTCAATGCTTGCGGTCAACATCATATCGGCAATATCGGCATCACCGGCGTGGAAAAGAAAGATCACGACGAGTGGTATCAGGTGTCGATCGGTGGTGCGGAAGGCAATGACAGTTCGATCAGCAAAATTATCGGCCCGTCCTTCACTTTCCATCAAGTGCCGGAAGTGATTGAACGGCTGGTGCAAGTCTATTTGCGCGAGCGTACCGAAGCGGAACGCTTCATCGATACGGTGCGCCGTATCGGCCATGTGCCGTTCAAAGATCATGTGTATGCAACCGATTTTAATGTGCAGGAAGAAGAGGTTGCCGACAAGCATAGCGTAGCGCCTGCACACTATGACGTGCCGTACTACTCACCCAGGTTCTAG
- the cysB gene encoding HTH-type transcriptional regulator CysB, with the protein MKLQQLRYLCETANQDMNLSKAAKNLHTSQPAISKQIQLLEQELGVDIFLRNGKRIVKITPPGQLIIQTAVRMLRDADNLKKIAQEFTNEASGTLTIATTHTQARYSLPPVIKRFTARYPKVKLILRQGNPTQIATLVSSGEADIGIATEALEQYPELVMLPCYQWNRCIIVPPKHPLLKLKKLTLEAINQYPIITYDFAFTGRTKINQAFASRGLEPNVVLTAIDSDVIKTYVELGLGVGILANMAFDAKRDKNLRSIDASHLFEASTTRIGISRNSYIRSYIFDFIEMFAPHLDHASIQAKLESGKSGDLEHAS; encoded by the coding sequence ATGAAACTCCAGCAACTTCGCTATTTATGCGAAACCGCCAATCAGGACATGAATTTATCCAAGGCAGCCAAGAATCTGCACACCTCTCAACCTGCCATCAGCAAGCAAATCCAATTGCTCGAACAAGAACTCGGTGTCGATATCTTTCTGCGCAATGGCAAACGGATTGTGAAAATAACCCCCCCCGGGCAATTGATCATACAAACCGCCGTCAGGATGCTGCGCGATGCCGATAATCTCAAAAAAATCGCCCAGGAATTCACCAACGAAGCCAGCGGCACGTTAACCATCGCAACCACTCACACCCAGGCACGCTATTCATTACCCCCGGTAATCAAACGCTTTACCGCACGCTACCCGAAAGTCAAACTCATTTTGCGGCAAGGCAATCCTACACAGATTGCGACTTTGGTTTCTTCCGGAGAAGCGGATATCGGTATCGCCACCGAAGCGCTGGAACAATACCCGGAGCTTGTCATGTTGCCATGCTATCAATGGAACCGGTGCATCATCGTTCCACCTAAGCACCCGCTGTTGAAATTAAAAAAACTCACCCTGGAAGCGATTAATCAGTACCCCATCATCACTTACGACTTCGCTTTCACCGGCCGTACAAAAATCAATCAGGCATTCGCAAGCCGTGGCTTGGAACCTAATGTAGTATTAACCGCAATCGACTCTGATGTGATCAAAACCTACGTGGAATTGGGGCTGGGTGTCGGCATACTGGCCAACATGGCTTTTGATGCCAAACGCGACAAGAATTTGAGATCGATCGACGCCAGCCATCTGTTTGAAGCCAGCACGACACGCATCGGTATCAGCCGCAACAGCTACATACGCAGCTATATTTTCGATTTTATTGAGATGTTCGCGCCACATCTCGATCATGCCAGTATTCAAGCCAAACTGGAAAGCGGCAAATCTGGCGATCTTGAGCATGCAAGTTGA
- a CDS encoding cytochrome c, which yields MKTILSLFSVLLVLIIIALGSGAYNMAATEKHWAVTEKIIEWVRESSIEARARNLEVPALDGEERLIKGAVHYDAMCPICHLAPGLKPTELSAGLYPQPPVFHQRQPVIDPAEKQARARQYFWVIKNGLKMTAMPAWGLSHDDDSIWAMAAFILEMGHMTPEQYRELIESAKDHAHTHDHEHGEH from the coding sequence ATGAAAACGATCCTGAGTTTGTTTTCGGTATTACTCGTTCTGATCATCATTGCGCTCGGTTCCGGCGCTTATAATATGGCGGCCACCGAAAAGCATTGGGCCGTCACGGAAAAGATCATCGAGTGGGTGCGTGAAAGTTCCATCGAGGCGCGCGCCAGGAATCTGGAAGTGCCTGCTTTGGATGGCGAAGAGCGGTTAATAAAGGGTGCTGTTCACTACGACGCCATGTGTCCGATCTGTCATCTTGCACCCGGCTTGAAACCTACCGAACTCTCAGCCGGTTTGTATCCCCAGCCGCCGGTATTTCATCAGCGTCAGCCGGTCATCGATCCAGCCGAAAAACAAGCTCGTGCCAGGCAATACTTCTGGGTAATAAAAAACGGCTTAAAGATGACTGCCATGCCAGCTTGGGGACTCAGTCACGATGACGATTCGATCTGGGCGATGGCCGCCTTCATCCTCGAAATGGGCCATATGACACCCGAGCAATACCGGGAACTCATCGAATCGGCCAAGGACCACGCTCATACACACGACCACGAGCATGGCGAACATTAA
- a CDS encoding DUF3293 domain-containing protein, giving the protein MANINRENSISPTISAQLIAHYTDAHYRIGTPAESITLRIDQYSAPLAQLLAASHPSCAAIISAYNPYSELLSDEENSAAHASLGKFLMRHTYPVIEGLNIDPAGVWPTEKSFFIPGIDINTAKSLGQQFRQNAIVWIGRDAIPRLVLLY; this is encoded by the coding sequence ATGGCGAACATTAATCGGGAAAACTCGATTTCCCCAACGATCTCCGCCCAACTTATCGCACACTACACCGATGCGCATTACCGGATCGGCACCCCGGCTGAATCCATAACGCTGCGAATCGATCAATACTCGGCGCCGCTGGCGCAGCTTCTGGCTGCATCCCATCCATCATGCGCTGCAATCATCAGCGCCTATAATCCATACAGTGAGTTACTAAGCGACGAGGAGAATTCAGCGGCACATGCATCGCTTGGAAAATTCCTGATGCGCCATACTTATCCGGTCATTGAAGGTTTGAATATCGACCCGGCTGGCGTATGGCCCACGGAAAAAAGTTTTTTTATTCCCGGAATCGATATAAACACCGCGAAATCACTGGGTCAGCAATTTCGCCAAAATGCGATCGTCTGGATTGGCCGCGACGCAATTCCTCGTCTGGTCTTGCTATATTGA
- a CDS encoding Tim44 domain-containing protein → MKKTLTFLTLAFLSFGLLAFDAEAKRMGGGKNVGTQRQSVNQQQAAPNKPSSTPAAPAAAAAGGSKWGGALAGLAAGGLLAALFMGGAFENINMMDFVVLALLIGVVFFIIRMLRKPKSAEHAAPMQYSGMNTGTQDRFTPPPFSSTAETATGEAETTQRQPAIPADFQVEPFIRNAKASFIRLQAAHDRGDINEIRDFTTPEMLAEISQQIQERGDAQQKSEVMFIDAHLLEVETSADMAIASVRFTGQLRELPNGEAEAFDEIWHVQKDLKDSNATWLLAGIQQVS, encoded by the coding sequence ATGAAGAAAACACTCACCTTTCTGACTTTGGCTTTTCTCAGTTTCGGATTGCTCGCCTTTGATGCGGAAGCAAAACGTATGGGTGGCGGCAAAAATGTAGGCACGCAACGCCAATCAGTCAATCAGCAGCAGGCAGCACCCAACAAACCATCCTCCACACCGGCGGCACCGGCAGCAGCGGCTGCGGGCGGCAGCAAGTGGGGCGGTGCGCTGGCCGGTCTCGCGGCTGGCGGCTTGCTGGCTGCGCTCTTCATGGGCGGCGCGTTTGAAAACATTAACATGATGGATTTTGTGGTTCTGGCGCTGCTGATCGGCGTTGTTTTCTTTATCATCCGCATGCTGCGCAAACCCAAAAGTGCAGAGCACGCGGCTCCGATGCAATATTCCGGAATGAACACCGGCACGCAAGACCGCTTTACTCCACCACCGTTTAGCTCAACTGCAGAAACAGCCACCGGTGAAGCAGAAACAACGCAGCGTCAACCGGCCATCCCCGCGGACTTCCAAGTAGAGCCTTTTATCCGCAACGCCAAAGCTTCGTTTATCCGCTTGCAAGCTGCGCATGACCGCGGCGATATCAACGAAATCCGCGATTTCACGACACCGGAAATGCTGGCGGAAATCAGTCAACAAATTCAAGAAAGAGGCGATGCGCAGCAAAAATCCGAAGTCATGTTCATAGACGCCCATTTGCTGGAAGTTGAAACAAGCGCGGATATGGCTATCGCCAGCGTACGCTTCACCGGCCAGTTACGTGAACTGCCGAATGGCGAAGCGGAAGCCTTTGATGAAATCTGGCATGTACAGAAAGATCTGAAAGATTCCAATGCCACTTGGCTATTGGCTGGAATTCAGCAAGTTTCATAA
- a CDS encoding DUF2165 domain-containing protein — protein MHTRLSKLVMVLAFALYASLVAFGNLTDYNSNFTLVAHVLMMDTTFPGNRGLWRAIHSPFVHHVVYGFIIGTEIVIAALCWWGGFRLYKNIKDPAAFNRAKDLAILGLTLGFLLWFTGFMTIGGEWFSMWQSEVANGQQAAFRLVMIIAVILIHLVQADEEKNN, from the coding sequence ATGCACACGAGATTATCAAAACTTGTCATGGTCTTGGCTTTCGCACTGTACGCTTCGCTAGTGGCCTTCGGCAATCTCACCGATTACAACTCCAATTTCACGCTTGTAGCGCATGTGCTGATGATGGATACCACGTTTCCCGGCAACCGGGGATTATGGCGAGCCATTCATTCTCCGTTTGTTCATCATGTAGTTTACGGCTTCATCATCGGCACTGAAATTGTCATCGCAGCACTGTGCTGGTGGGGCGGTTTTCGTCTATACAAAAATATCAAAGACCCCGCCGCTTTCAATCGAGCAAAAGATCTAGCAATCCTCGGATTAACACTGGGCTTTTTATTATGGTTCACCGGATTCATGACGATCGGCGGCGAATGGTTTTCGATGTGGCAATCGGAAGTTGCCAACGGGCAGCAAGCTGCATTCCGTTTAGTGATGATTATCGCGGTAATTCTCATCCACTTGGTTCAAGCAGACGAAGAGAAGAATAATTGA
- a CDS encoding heme-binding protein: MTTNKLLLTLDDAKKIAAGAEAEAKRNQWPVVIAIVDDGGHLLYLQRLDEAQYGSVQVAIEKARAAIAFRRPTKIWENNIAEGRLHYLGLPGALPVEGGLPVVSDQQFVGAIGVSGVRSFQDAQIAQAGINAWLSGA, translated from the coding sequence ATGACGACGAACAAATTACTGCTGACGCTCGATGATGCCAAGAAAATAGCCGCCGGCGCAGAGGCGGAAGCAAAACGGAATCAATGGCCGGTGGTCATCGCGATTGTCGATGACGGCGGCCATTTGCTTTATCTGCAGCGTCTGGATGAGGCGCAGTACGGCAGTGTCCAAGTAGCCATCGAGAAAGCGCGCGCCGCGATCGCCTTCCGCCGTCCGACCAAAATTTGGGAGAACAATATTGCCGAAGGCCGCCTGCACTATTTGGGCCTACCCGGTGCGTTGCCGGTCGAAGGCGGATTGCCGGTTGTGAGCGACCAACAATTCGTCGGCGCAATCGGTGTCAGCGGCGTGCGGTCTTTTCAGGACGCGCAGATTGCTCAAGCCGGGATCAATGCGTGGTTGTCCGGCGCTTGA